Proteins found in one Magnolia sinica isolate HGM2019 chromosome 5, MsV1, whole genome shotgun sequence genomic segment:
- the LOC131246707 gene encoding UDP-glycosyltransferase 88B1-like — protein sequence MQRKRDTIVLYPSPGMGHLISMVELGKRIHSITPAFSTISILIPEAPFNTGSTAPYIHCVTTSHPSITFHHLPSPISLSTFSSPSPHHETLIFHLVQLNNPNVIQTLKSISLSFSIRALVYDMFCATVIDVTTQLNIPTYCFFTSGAAVLAVFLHFPTLHRLHSISFKDLQSPLHVPGVPPFPASAMPLPILDRNDESYHGSLHATSRIPKSSGIIVNSFDALETRAMKAILDGSCVPDGPTPPVSCIGPLIAPGDSPDKSDCLAWLDSQPRRSVVFLCFGSLGLFSAAQLKEIAVGLEKSGQRFLWVVRSPPTEDKSKRFLAPPDPDLDALLPEGFMERTKDRGMVVKSWAPQVAVLKQESVGGFVTHCGWNSALEAVCEGVPMLAWPLYAEQHINRVFMVEEMKIALPLEMDDKGFVNASQLERGVRELMDSEQGKALSQWLLAMKESSMAAMSEGGSSYTALTELTQLWIGG from the coding sequence ATGCAGAGAAAGAGAGATACAATCGTCCTGTATCCATCtccagggatgggccaccttaTATCGATGGTCGAGCTTGGAAAGCGCATACATTCCATCACCCCTGCCTTTTCCACCATCTCCATCCTCATCCCTGAAGCCCCTTTCAACACTGGCTCCACCGCTCCTTACATCCACTGCGTCACAActtcccatccatccatcacctttcaccacctcccttcccccatctctctctctaccttctcctcccCTTCTCCACACCACGAAACCCTCATATTCCACCTCGTCCAACTCAACAACCCAAACGTCATTCAAACCCTCAAATCCATCTCTCTATCTTTCTCCATCCGCGCCCTTGTCTACGACATGTTCTGCGCTACTGTCATCGACGTCACTACCCAGCTCAACATCCCTACCTACTGCTTCTTCACTTCAGGCGCTGCTGTCCTTGCTGTCTTCCTCCACTTCCCTACCCTCCATCGCCTCCACTCCATCAGCTTCAAAGACCTCCAATCCCCTCTCCACGTGCCGGGCGTGCCACCCTTCCCAGCTTCCGCCATGCCTCTCCCCATTCTCGATCGCAACGACGAATCCTACCATGGCTCCTTGCATGCCACTTCTCGGATCCCCAAATCCAGCGGCATCATCGTTAACTCCTTCGACGCGCTCGAGACCCGAGCCATGAAGGCCATCTTGGATGGATCCTGCGTTCCAGATGGTCCCACACCGCCCGTCTCTTGCATCGGGCCGTTGATCGCACCCGGTGACAGTCCTGATAAGTCCGATTGTCTGGCGTGGCTCGACTCGCAGCCGCGGCGGAGCGTAGTGTTCTTGTGCTTCGGTAGCTTGGGGCTGTTCTCGGCTGCGCAGCTGAAGGAGATAGCAGTGGGGCTGGAGAAGAGCGGGCAGAGGTTCTTGTGGGTGGTGCGCAGTCCACCCACAGAAGACAAGAGCAAGCGCTTTTTAGCACCTCCAGATCCCGATTTGGACGCTTTACTGCCGGAAGGCTTCATGGAGCGGACTAAGGACAGAGGAATGGTGGTAAagtcgtgggccccacaagtggccGTGTTGAAACAGGAATCGGTGGGTGGGTTCGTGACTCACTGCGGTTGGAACTCAGCTTTGGAAGCAGTGTGCGAGGGGGTTCCAATGCTTGCCTGGCCCCTCTATGCAGAGCAGCACATAAATAGAGTTTTTATGGTGGAAGAGATGAAGATTGCTCTCCCATTAGAAATGGACGATAAGGGGTTCGTGAACGCGTCTCAGTTAGAGAGAGGGGTTCGAGAGCTTATGGACTCAGAACAAGGAAAGGCCCTCTCTCAATGGCTTTTGGCTATGAAAGAGAGTTCGATGGCAGCTATGAGTGAGGGGGGCTCTTCTTATACTGCCTTAACTGAGTTAACCCAGTTATGGATCGGAGGTTGA